A section of the Flavobacteriales bacterium genome encodes:
- a CDS encoding right-handed parallel beta-helix repeat-containing protein — MRSTLTSIAMAIAIAFSADALAVTYYVSPTGNDASAGTSTTTAWRTIDRVNQLGTGLNPGDQVLFQRGGVYRGKLTISDSGMSGNPMVVGAYGTGADPVITGSVAVTGWTVHSGNIWQATVGQDVKYVYFNGTLQTLARYPNTGWLRTDNAASTSTVDAALTQGSGYFTGATMVLRTTNWSYDTARVTAHTGTTLTHTSTGNTMGAQQWGYFLRNKLSLLDAAGEWFYDQATNKLYLWCPSNANPNSNLVEAAVLDNGIYMGWQRNNWRIQNIQFRHHTDASLRMSGTYNVEVANCAFSDTYQTIRSTGSQQNFHHLTITRTYGTAVMLLDNNSTFSNSTITDVALQPGLGESNWGYFGIRSTGSGMVFSDNVVSNVGYIGMVIEQNALIERNVVTQPLAILNDGGGIAIDNADGLIMRNNLVMNMVGNTESVAPEHTSFFPICHGIYFGNISIKNTLIEKNTVANCASSGIHVDHTMVSTGNQIKDNVLYNNGVQLSISDYSNYNGPGATAPYHVPAFNTVYSGNTLYCLTKDQLCMSQLHVYNANSWVDYGAFSNNYYYNPFNELSIEQFNTQGGVRKFYTLERWQTERAEDAASLRSPLRQNAWSTTAELSGNLVVNGTFTNNVTGWGGWPTNATATHDLTRLDNGCLKAYIPNNSVYWEYSIQNPDQFAVTNGQWYRMRFSLQSTAHGEVFAGVKGMSQMTSANQIYGRDFPFSPERREVEFYFQSNLTDQALVRFVNHYTEPLYYMDNVQLHRVSVAAVDPTIEHKLLVNDQATAQAFPLSGTWKDVTGTVQASTVTLQPYTSKVVYRTSTTGGTAGTVGAKVFLDGPMNYTAGTMATTLRTQGALPQTEPYTALGLSVANAGASASAAVWNATGGSAVVDWVVLELRNADASYSVAERRAALLRADGNVVDVNGGTQVTFGTTTVGKRLVIRHRNHLSAMINSTIASNGQVMDFTLTSVGLYGTNGMRVNGNVRALWAGDISRNGTVSYTGSGNDRDPVLVAVGSTVPTATVSGYRLEDVNLDGIVKYVGSSNDRDLILTTVGGTVPTAVRVAQVP, encoded by the coding sequence ATGCGCAGCACCCTGACCTCCATCGCCATGGCGATCGCCATCGCCTTCTCCGCGGACGCCCTGGCCGTCACCTACTACGTGTCGCCGACCGGCAACGACGCCAGCGCGGGAACGTCCACTACCACCGCGTGGCGCACGATCGACCGGGTGAACCAGCTCGGCACCGGCCTGAACCCGGGTGATCAGGTCCTCTTCCAGCGCGGCGGGGTGTACCGCGGCAAGCTCACCATCTCCGACAGCGGGATGTCCGGCAACCCGATGGTGGTGGGCGCCTACGGGACCGGGGCCGATCCGGTGATCACCGGCAGCGTGGCGGTCACCGGGTGGACGGTGCACAGCGGCAACATCTGGCAGGCCACGGTGGGCCAGGATGTGAAGTACGTCTACTTCAACGGCACCCTTCAGACCCTGGCGCGCTACCCGAACACGGGCTGGCTGCGCACGGATAACGCGGCCAGCACAAGCACGGTGGATGCCGCCCTCACGCAGGGGAGCGGCTACTTCACCGGTGCCACCATGGTGCTGCGCACCACGAACTGGAGCTACGACACCGCACGGGTGACCGCGCACACGGGCACCACGCTCACGCACACGAGCACGGGCAACACCATGGGCGCCCAGCAGTGGGGCTACTTCCTCCGGAACAAACTGAGCCTGCTGGACGCGGCCGGGGAGTGGTTCTACGATCAGGCCACCAACAAACTGTACCTGTGGTGCCCCTCCAACGCCAACCCGAACAGCAACCTGGTGGAGGCCGCCGTGCTGGACAACGGCATCTACATGGGTTGGCAGCGCAACAACTGGCGGATCCAGAACATCCAGTTCCGGCACCACACGGATGCCTCCCTGCGGATGAGCGGCACCTACAACGTGGAGGTGGCCAACTGCGCGTTCAGCGACACCTACCAGACCATCCGCAGCACAGGTTCGCAGCAGAACTTCCATCACCTCACCATCACGCGCACCTATGGTACCGCCGTGATGCTCCTGGACAACAACAGCACCTTCTCCAACAGCACCATCACCGATGTGGCCCTTCAACCCGGATTGGGCGAAAGCAACTGGGGCTACTTCGGCATCCGCTCCACGGGCAGCGGCATGGTGTTCTCGGACAACGTCGTCTCCAACGTCGGATACATCGGCATGGTGATCGAGCAGAACGCCCTGATCGAACGCAATGTGGTGACCCAGCCGCTGGCGATCCTGAACGACGGCGGCGGCATCGCGATCGACAACGCCGACGGGCTCATCATGCGCAACAACCTCGTGATGAACATGGTGGGCAACACCGAGAGCGTCGCTCCGGAGCACACCAGCTTCTTCCCCATCTGCCACGGCATCTACTTCGGCAACATCAGCATCAAGAACACCCTGATCGAAAAGAACACCGTGGCCAATTGCGCCAGCAGCGGCATCCATGTGGACCACACCATGGTGAGCACCGGCAACCAGATCAAGGACAATGTGCTGTACAATAACGGGGTGCAACTGTCCATCTCGGACTACAGCAACTACAACGGCCCCGGAGCCACCGCACCCTACCACGTCCCTGCCTTCAATACGGTCTATTCGGGCAACACGCTGTACTGCCTCACCAAGGACCAGCTGTGCATGAGCCAGCTGCATGTGTACAACGCGAACAGCTGGGTGGACTACGGGGCGTTCAGCAACAACTACTACTACAACCCCTTCAATGAGCTGAGCATCGAACAGTTCAACACCCAGGGCGGCGTCCGCAAGTTCTACACGCTGGAACGGTGGCAGACGGAACGTGCGGAGGACGCAGCCTCGCTGCGCAGTCCGCTCCGCCAGAACGCGTGGAGCACCACGGCCGAGCTGTCGGGCAACCTGGTGGTGAACGGCACCTTCACGAACAACGTGACGGGCTGGGGCGGCTGGCCCACCAACGCCACGGCCACCCACGACCTCACCCGTCTGGACAATGGCTGCCTGAAGGCCTACATCCCGAACAACAGCGTCTATTGGGAATACAGCATCCAGAACCCGGACCAGTTCGCCGTGACGAACGGCCAGTGGTACCGCATGCGCTTCAGCCTGCAGAGCACCGCCCATGGCGAGGTGTTCGCCGGTGTGAAGGGCATGTCGCAGATGACGAGCGCCAACCAGATCTACGGGCGCGACTTCCCCTTCAGCCCCGAGCGGCGCGAGGTGGAGTTCTACTTCCAGAGCAACCTGACCGACCAGGCGCTGGTGCGCTTCGTGAACCACTACACCGAGCCGCTCTACTACATGGACAACGTGCAACTGCACCGGGTGAGCGTGGCGGCCGTCGACCCGACGATCGAGCACAAGCTGCTGGTGAACGACCAGGCCACGGCACAGGCCTTCCCCCTCAGCGGCACCTGGAAGGACGTCACCGGCACGGTGCAAGCCTCCACGGTGACCCTTCAGCCGTACACCTCCAAGGTGGTGTACCGCACCAGCACCACGGGCGGTACCGCCGGCACTGTGGGCGCAAAGGTCTTCCTGGACGGGCCGATGAACTACACCGCCGGCACCATGGCCACGACGCTGCGCACCCAGGGCGCGTTGCCGCAGACCGAGCCCTACACGGCGCTCGGCCTTTCCGTGGCCAATGCCGGTGCGAGCGCCAGCGCGGCCGTGTGGAACGCCACGGGCGGCAGTGCCGTGGTGGACTGGGTGGTGCTCGAACTGCGCAACGCCGACGCCTCCTACTCGGTGGCCGAGCGGCGGGCGGCCCTGCTGCGGGCCGACGGGAATGTGGTGGACGTGAACGGGGGAACGCAGGTGACCTTCGGCACCACCACGGTGGGCAAGCGGCTGGTCATCCGCCACCGGAACCATCTGTCGGCGATGATCAACAGCACGATCGCCTCGAACGGCCAGGTGATGGACTTCACGCTGACCAGCGTGGGGCTGTACGGCACCAATGGCATGCGGGTGAACGGCAACGTGCGGGCCTTGTGGGCCGGCGACATTTCGCGCAATGGCACGGTGAGCTACACGGGCTCCGGCAATGACCGCGACCCGGTGCTGGTGGCCGTGGGCAGCACGGTCCCGACGGCCACGGTGAGCGGCTACCGGCTCGAGGACGTCAACCTGGACGGCATCGTGAAGTACGTGGGCAGCAGCAACGACCGTGACCTGATCCTCACCACCGTGGGCGGCACGGTGCCCACGGCCGTGCGCGTGGCGCAGGTGCCTTGA
- a CDS encoding acetyl-CoA C-acyltransferase: MAREVVIVSAVRTPIGSFGGALAEVPATQLGATAVKAAVEKAGIKPEDVNEVIMGSVLQANLGQAPARQAARFAGLPNEVACTTVNKVCASGMKAIMMAAQDIALGGADIVVAGGMESMSQTPYYVEKARYGYRYGHGQLIDGIVKDGLTDVYHQTAMGVSAELCAKEHNISREEQDAFAIESYKRSAAAWAAGKFKDEVVPVTVKTRKGDVVVSEDEEYKNVSFDKIPALKPVFQKDGTVTAANASTINDGAAALVLMSADKAKALGLKPLARILSYADAEQAPEWFTTTPAKALPRAVEKAGLKLSDLQFVELNEAFSVVGIANTRLMGLDPATVNVNGGAVSLGHPLGCSGARIIVTLVNVLRQNGAKVGGAGICNGGGGASALVIEAL; the protein is encoded by the coding sequence ATGGCCCGTGAAGTCGTGATCGTGTCCGCAGTACGCACCCCCATCGGCAGCTTCGGCGGCGCTCTGGCCGAGGTACCCGCCACGCAGCTTGGCGCCACCGCCGTCAAGGCCGCGGTGGAGAAGGCCGGGATCAAGCCCGAGGACGTGAACGAGGTGATCATGGGCAGCGTGCTCCAGGCGAACCTCGGCCAGGCCCCCGCCCGCCAGGCCGCCCGTTTCGCCGGTCTGCCCAACGAGGTGGCCTGCACCACCGTGAACAAGGTGTGCGCCAGCGGCATGAAGGCGATCATGATGGCCGCCCAGGACATCGCCTTGGGTGGTGCCGATATCGTGGTGGCCGGCGGCATGGAGAGCATGAGCCAGACCCCCTACTATGTGGAGAAGGCCCGCTACGGCTACCGCTATGGCCACGGCCAGCTGATCGATGGCATCGTGAAGGACGGCCTCACGGACGTGTACCACCAGACCGCCATGGGCGTGAGCGCCGAGCTCTGCGCCAAGGAGCACAACATCAGCCGCGAGGAGCAGGACGCCTTCGCCATCGAGAGCTACAAGCGCAGCGCCGCCGCCTGGGCCGCGGGCAAGTTCAAGGACGAAGTGGTGCCGGTGACCGTGAAGACCCGCAAAGGCGATGTGGTGGTGAGCGAGGACGAGGAGTACAAGAACGTGAGCTTCGACAAGATCCCCGCGCTGAAGCCCGTGTTCCAGAAGGACGGTACGGTGACCGCGGCCAACGCCAGCACCATCAACGACGGTGCGGCCGCCCTGGTGCTCATGAGCGCGGACAAGGCCAAGGCCCTCGGTCTGAAGCCCCTGGCCCGGATCCTCAGCTACGCCGACGCCGAGCAGGCCCCCGAGTGGTTCACCACCACCCCCGCCAAGGCCCTGCCCCGCGCGGTGGAGAAGGCCGGCCTGAAGTTGAGCGACCTGCAGTTCGTGGAGCTCAACGAAGCCTTCAGCGTGGTGGGCATCGCGAACACCAGGCTCATGGGCCTCGACCCCGCCACGGTGAACGTGAACGGCGGCGCGGTGAGCCTGGGTCACCCCCTGGGCTGCAGCGGTGCCCGCATCATCGTGACGCTCGTGAACGTGCTGCGGCAGAACGGTGCGAAGGTCGGCGGTGCCGGCATCTGCAACGGCGGCGGCGGCGCGAGCGCGCTGGTGATCGAAGCCCTCTGA
- a CDS encoding C40 family peptidase, with translation MPSVICPLSIVPVRKDPSDRAEMVTQWLFGETAEVLERTEKWSRLCFDHDGYEGWVDNKQLLPCDTPNTEPDLRVLDNTSIVDLGERQVMLPYGAVLPFYQNGSILFQDRRVPVNAVTNSLDGSGDRGELVETYMHPFLGAPYLWGGRTPWGVDCSGFTQAIFMFMGIYLQRDAHQQAEEGDPVEFVALAEPGDLAFFDNEEGRIIHVGIVLSDRRIVHASGRVRIDTLDQEGIFNAEEKRYTHKLRLVKRVA, from the coding sequence ATGCCCTCCGTCATCTGCCCCCTCTCCATCGTCCCGGTGCGCAAGGACCCCAGCGACCGCGCCGAGATGGTGACCCAGTGGCTCTTCGGTGAAACGGCCGAGGTGCTGGAGCGCACGGAGAAGTGGAGCCGCCTCTGCTTCGACCACGATGGGTACGAAGGCTGGGTGGACAACAAGCAGCTGCTCCCCTGCGACACGCCCAACACCGAGCCCGATCTCCGCGTGCTGGACAACACCTCCATCGTGGACCTCGGTGAGCGGCAGGTGATGCTGCCTTACGGTGCTGTGCTCCCCTTCTACCAGAACGGCAGCATCCTCTTCCAGGACCGACGCGTGCCGGTGAACGCGGTGACCAACAGCCTCGATGGCAGCGGCGACCGTGGCGAGCTGGTGGAGACCTACATGCACCCCTTCCTGGGCGCGCCCTACCTCTGGGGCGGCCGCACGCCCTGGGGCGTGGATTGCAGCGGCTTCACGCAGGCCATCTTCATGTTCATGGGCATCTACCTCCAGCGCGATGCCCATCAACAGGCCGAGGAAGGCGATCCCGTGGAGTTCGTGGCACTGGCCGAGCCCGGCGACCTCGCGTTCTTCGACAACGAGGAGGGCCGCATCATCCACGTCGGCATCGTGCTCAGCGACCGCCGCATCGTGCACGCCAGCGGCCGCGTGCGCATCGATACCCTCGACCAGGAAGGCATCTTCAACGCGGAAGAGAAGCGCTACACCCACAAGCTGCGGCTGGTGAAGCGTGTGGCGTGA
- a CDS encoding gliding motility-associated C-terminal domain-containing protein, which produces MFAQPHWAWSLGGTGNDHVADILSDATGDLYITGEFSGSIVFDGQGFTAVGGTDLFVAKLDPNGGLLWWRQGGGPGIDRGVKLALSGAGELAVVGEFMGQADVLGSPLQSAGGTPDMFIAELDGSSGTTNWVRHGGGPDGADRPYAVGYAPTGQVTLAGEFKGTATWDGVSLVSTLEPLSTVHSMDIVVASYSGQGSLLWLQQGAAEFTDRAIDLATDAAGAIYICGQFSDTIAFDQVHDNAMYNASFLLKLDPAGNEMWFRRFGGAVYNHVRDMQMAGDGHLLITGDLRGTMIFLDSVPDMVASLTDHAFYLLEVDTSGHYVRHARSGSDELISARSVVERNDTIVVLGQFSCSWSEKAAVHGAGRFLAVGDEDLFVERFTLDSLAPIDAQQFGGPQEKLAGQVTLQPDGALVFSGSFERGLVFPADQSPFPTTPPPFGQYLQVGGNFIQSCQDSLMASYTGVVSLGLKDGFIAKGFVEGRSPYDPWLREDTVCAFPVLEACMWSDYACADSIRACGTAYLMPKLPVRPNYWPNALTLGPEIEVLWPDGGTDLDTMVTNSGWYVVQVSWRNGCIVWTDSIHVTVDPVPPVPLISDDVVVNTAAEYPQMIVICEPDTALLWVANPVTWADYHWLYVPDSSVTPGTSVVADTSGWYRVTATTLEGCTNVNQVFVRIWPNDSLPQIDATITTSYGADTLWICPEQSGSLGWSIAWSVNGVPYTPEDWMDLHVRLNGGPWSTSYSFWTDTRTFAVDSSGTYVHVLEWRLTNGTCAPDTLYWTAIDSVVVIVHPAVPLSFTVSGPGIACEGDTALWTLQCVGCTSVTASWAVILHGDSAWVPMAGYHSFQATAVDTTTGCTENITINKVLINPGVPELQVFPPDGVICPGDSALISTPVPGTDHIWYGPMGPQPNGLPFVYTSVPGEYYMTMIDTLGCFLASDPILITGYATPFLNVTPDGVLCASDPNDEVTLQVVTTGYNSLVWDAPLSGNNLVQVVDQPGTYSCSVSACGITTVLSVDVIAGVPEAIVLGPDTVPLCPGATVVLEAAPGQAIYIWEPGTVYGSQLTVTAAGGYVLTVIDASGCTATSDTVWVVEHLTIPPTAMGDTVCAGADATLTVSGSGAFLWYADPGLDSLLGTGPQLVLPALTTTTTVLVQPQDTVCGGVAPIPVTAVVLPVPRGPIDAPVAVCLGEPFTLELVGDPGITGTWTGPQGNSWVGPTWSDPTASPTDSGVYAVVPAIGSCIGDTLEWTLVLVQAQPMDLGPDTTICLGLFVELTVPPWAGSPLWNTGISSSSIIVGTSGVYSVEAVDANGCTVFDAVEVFTIECEGEPPSVFSPNGDGVNDLWHLIGVGGQPVEARILDRFGALVHDGALDRLGWDGTHFRTGVPVPDGTYYFIVEQRRSDGEPVVRTGYITLLR; this is translated from the coding sequence ATGTTCGCCCAGCCTCACTGGGCATGGAGCTTAGGGGGAACGGGGAACGACCATGTGGCGGATATCCTGAGCGATGCAACAGGTGATCTATACATCACGGGAGAGTTCAGCGGGTCCATCGTGTTCGATGGCCAGGGCTTCACGGCGGTCGGAGGCACGGACCTTTTCGTCGCAAAGCTCGACCCCAACGGCGGGCTGCTGTGGTGGAGGCAAGGCGGCGGCCCGGGCATCGACCGCGGCGTGAAGCTAGCGCTCAGCGGGGCGGGTGAACTTGCCGTGGTGGGAGAGTTCATGGGGCAGGCTGATGTGCTGGGCTCCCCTCTGCAGAGCGCGGGAGGAACGCCGGACATGTTCATCGCTGAGCTCGATGGTTCCAGCGGCACGACGAACTGGGTCCGGCATGGCGGCGGTCCGGATGGAGCTGACCGGCCCTACGCCGTGGGCTATGCGCCCACAGGGCAGGTCACCCTCGCCGGGGAGTTCAAGGGCACGGCCACGTGGGACGGGGTTTCCCTGGTCAGCACCTTGGAGCCTCTGTCCACGGTGCACAGCATGGACATCGTAGTGGCGTCCTATTCAGGACAGGGGAGCCTGCTCTGGCTCCAACAAGGTGCCGCCGAGTTCACGGACCGCGCCATCGACCTGGCCACGGATGCCGCAGGCGCCATTTACATCTGCGGACAGTTCAGCGACACCATCGCTTTCGACCAGGTGCATGACAACGCCATGTACAATGCGTCCTTCCTGCTGAAGCTTGATCCCGCCGGCAACGAGATGTGGTTCCGGCGTTTCGGTGGCGCGGTGTACAACCATGTGCGCGACATGCAGATGGCCGGCGATGGCCATCTGTTGATCACCGGTGACCTGCGAGGCACGATGATCTTCCTGGACAGCGTGCCCGACATGGTGGCGTCCTTGACGGACCACGCGTTCTACCTGCTTGAGGTGGATACCTCGGGCCACTATGTGCGTCATGCGCGCAGCGGTTCCGATGAGCTCATCAGCGCACGCAGTGTGGTGGAACGCAACGATACCATCGTGGTGCTTGGGCAGTTCTCCTGCAGTTGGAGCGAAAAAGCGGCCGTTCACGGTGCGGGCCGTTTCCTCGCGGTTGGTGATGAGGACCTGTTCGTCGAACGGTTCACGTTGGACAGCCTCGCCCCGATCGATGCGCAGCAGTTCGGCGGTCCTCAGGAGAAACTGGCCGGGCAGGTGACCCTGCAGCCCGATGGTGCGCTCGTGTTCAGTGGTTCGTTCGAGCGCGGGCTGGTGTTCCCGGCGGACCAATCGCCTTTTCCGACCACACCGCCGCCGTTCGGCCAGTACCTCCAAGTAGGAGGCAACTTCATCCAATCCTGCCAGGACAGTCTGATGGCGAGCTACACCGGTGTCGTGTCGCTCGGTCTCAAGGATGGGTTCATCGCCAAGGGTTTCGTCGAAGGGCGATCACCGTATGACCCTTGGCTGAGGGAGGACACGGTGTGCGCCTTCCCTGTGTTGGAGGCCTGCATGTGGTCTGACTATGCGTGCGCCGATTCGATCCGAGCCTGCGGAACGGCCTACTTGATGCCGAAGCTTCCGGTGCGCCCCAATTATTGGCCGAACGCGCTGACCTTGGGCCCCGAGATCGAGGTGTTATGGCCCGATGGTGGCACCGACCTGGACACCATGGTCACCAACAGCGGATGGTACGTTGTCCAGGTCAGTTGGCGCAATGGTTGCATCGTGTGGACGGACAGCATCCATGTGACCGTCGATCCTGTTCCGCCGGTTCCGCTCATTTCGGACGATGTGGTGGTGAACACGGCGGCCGAATACCCGCAGATGATCGTGATCTGCGAGCCAGATACGGCCTTGTTGTGGGTGGCGAACCCGGTCACCTGGGCGGACTACCACTGGCTGTACGTCCCGGATTCAAGCGTCACACCCGGCACATCCGTGGTGGCCGACACATCAGGTTGGTATCGGGTCACGGCCACCACGTTGGAGGGCTGCACCAATGTGAACCAGGTGTTCGTACGGATCTGGCCGAACGACAGTCTGCCCCAGATCGATGCCACGATCACGACGAGCTACGGGGCGGACACCTTGTGGATCTGTCCGGAGCAGAGCGGGAGCCTGGGATGGTCCATCGCATGGTCGGTGAACGGCGTTCCCTACACCCCGGAGGACTGGATGGATCTTCATGTGCGGCTGAACGGAGGTCCCTGGAGCACGTCCTATTCATTCTGGACCGACACACGGACGTTCGCGGTCGACTCAAGCGGCACTTATGTCCACGTCCTGGAATGGCGGCTCACCAACGGGACCTGTGCGCCGGATACGTTGTACTGGACGGCGATCGACTCGGTGGTCGTTATCGTACACCCTGCGGTACCGCTGAGCTTTACGGTATCGGGCCCGGGGATCGCTTGCGAGGGCGATACCGCGTTGTGGACATTGCAATGCGTGGGATGCACATCCGTCACCGCCTCATGGGCGGTGATCCTGCACGGGGATTCGGCCTGGGTGCCGATGGCAGGCTACCACAGCTTCCAAGCCACCGCCGTGGACACGACCACCGGATGCACGGAGAACATCACCATCAACAAGGTGCTCATCAATCCCGGTGTTCCGGAGCTTCAGGTGTTCCCGCCCGATGGGGTGATCTGCCCTGGCGATTCCGCGCTCATCAGCACACCGGTGCCCGGTACGGATCACATCTGGTACGGACCGATGGGCCCACAGCCCAACGGTCTGCCCTTCGTGTACACGAGCGTGCCTGGCGAGTACTACATGACCATGATCGATACACTGGGCTGCTTTCTGGCATCCGACCCCATCCTGATCACAGGCTATGCCACACCCTTCCTCAACGTCACCCCTGACGGTGTGCTCTGCGCGAGCGATCCGAACGATGAGGTCACCTTGCAGGTCGTGACCACCGGCTACAACTCGCTGGTCTGGGACGCACCGCTCTCCGGGAACAACCTGGTGCAGGTGGTCGATCAGCCTGGCACCTATTCGTGCTCGGTGTCCGCCTGTGGCATCACCACCGTGCTGAGCGTGGACGTCATCGCCGGGGTTCCGGAGGCCATTGTGCTCGGACCGGACACGGTGCCGCTTTGTCCGGGCGCAACGGTGGTCCTGGAGGCTGCCCCGGGTCAGGCCATCTACATCTGGGAGCCCGGTACGGTGTACGGCTCCCAACTGACGGTCACAGCGGCGGGCGGATATGTTCTGACCGTGATCGATGCGAGCGGATGCACGGCGACGTCGGACACCGTGTGGGTGGTCGAACATCTGACCATTCCGCCGACCGCGATGGGCGATACGGTCTGTGCGGGTGCCGATGCCACGCTTACCGTGAGCGGCTCCGGTGCCTTCTTATGGTACGCCGACCCGGGGCTCGATTCGTTGCTGGGTACCGGTCCGCAGCTGGTGTTGCCGGCCCTGACCACGACCACGACCGTTCTCGTTCAACCACAGGACACCGTGTGCGGGGGCGTGGCCCCGATCCCGGTGACGGCTGTCGTACTACCCGTGCCGCGAGGCCCCATCGATGCACCCGTTGCGGTCTGCCTGGGCGAACCGTTCACCCTCGAACTGGTCGGTGATCCGGGTATCACAGGTACTTGGACCGGCCCGCAAGGGAACAGCTGGGTCGGGCCGACCTGGTCCGATCCGACCGCGTCACCGACGGACAGCGGCGTGTACGCCGTGGTACCGGCCATCGGCTCCTGCATCGGCGATACGCTGGAGTGGACGCTGGTTCTGGTTCAGGCCCAACCGATGGACCTAGGACCGGACACGACGATCTGCCTGGGGTTGTTCGTGGAGCTCACGGTGCCCCCCTGGGCCGGTTCACCGCTGTGGAACACGGGCATCTCCAGCTCATCCATCATTGTCGGTACTTCGGGGGTATATAGCGTGGAGGCGGTGGATGCCAATGGCTGCACGGTATTCGATGCCGTCGAGGTCTTCACGATCGAGTGCGAAGGGGAGCCCCCCTCCGTGTTCAGCCCCAATGGTGATGGCGTCAACGACCTCTGGCACTTGATCGGGGTCGGTGGGCAGCCTGTGGAGGCCCGCATCCTGGATCGCTTTGGAGCGCTGGTGCATGACGGTGCCCTGGACCGCCTGGGTTGGGACGGTACCCACTTCCGCACAGGAGTGCCCGTACCGGATGGCACTTACTACTTCATCGTGGAACAGCGCAGGAGCGACGGGGAGCCGGTGGTCAGGACCGGGTACATCACGCTGCTGCGGTAA